One stretch of Vibrio nitrifigilis DNA includes these proteins:
- the polA gene encoding DNA polymerase I, with product MARIPDNPLILIDGSSYLYRAFHAYPGTMSNGDIPTNAIYGVVNMVRSMMRQFSSDRIAVVFDAKGKTFRDDMYPEYKANRPPMPDDLRCQIEPLHNIIKALGLPLICESGVEADDVIGTLASQASKAGMPVLISTGDKDMAQLVDDNVTLINTMTNVVMDREGVIDKFGIPPELIIDYLALMGDKVDNIPGVPGVGAKTALALLQGIGGLDELYANLDKIEPLGFRGSKTMAKKLEDNRENAYLSYELATIKLDVEMEFSPESLLKQTPEKDRLVELYGQMAFKSWLTELLDGGDGTVVADEKSGAGRYSDPEKKSVESVAVKIDRSQYQTVLTKDEFNQWVEKLKVAKEFAFDTETDSLDYMVANLVGISFAIEEGKAAYVPVAHDYLDAPEQLDRDWVLAQLKPLLEDANLAKVGQNLKYDASVLARYDIHMQGIKHDTMLASYVYNSVGGKHDMDSLALRFLQHSCISFEQVAGKGKAQLTFNQIDLNEAAPYAAEDADVTLRLHHQLQSLIEEDEALQKVYQDIEMPLVPVLSRMERAGVLIDDMLLGAQSQEIAQRLDELEQKAFDIAGQEFNLGSPKQLQAILFEKMELPVVKKTPSGAPSTNEEVLQELALDYPLPKVILEYRGLAKLKSTYTDKLPKMINAATGRVHTSYHQAVTATGRLSSTDPNLQNIPVRNEEGRRIRQAFVAPHGRKIMAVDYSQIELRIMAHLSGDKALVDAFKHGKDIHAATAAEILGTTIDNVTSEQRRRAKAVNFGLIYGMSAFGLAKQLGIPRGEAQHYMDTYFERYPGVMQYMEDTRSRAAERGYVETIYGRRLHLPEIKSRNGMRRKAAERAAINAPMQGTAADIIKKAMLLVDEWIEQEGNGRVTLLMQVHDELVFEVDESCLSEIESKVQELMESAADLHVPLVAEAGHGDNWEQAH from the coding sequence ATGGCTCGCATACCTGATAACCCACTCATTCTTATTGATGGTTCTTCTTATCTCTATCGTGCATTTCACGCCTATCCAGGCACGATGAGTAACGGTGATATTCCAACCAATGCCATATATGGTGTGGTTAATATGGTCCGCAGCATGATGCGTCAATTCTCTTCAGATCGTATTGCGGTCGTATTTGATGCAAAAGGTAAAACATTCCGCGATGACATGTATCCGGAGTACAAAGCTAATCGCCCACCAATGCCTGACGATCTTCGGTGCCAAATTGAGCCGTTACATAACATTATTAAGGCATTAGGTTTACCTCTGATTTGTGAGTCAGGTGTTGAAGCTGATGATGTGATAGGTACGTTGGCAAGCCAAGCATCTAAAGCAGGTATGCCGGTACTTATCAGTACCGGAGATAAAGACATGGCTCAGCTTGTTGATGATAACGTGACTTTAATTAACACCATGACAAATGTTGTAATGGATCGTGAAGGCGTTATTGATAAATTTGGGATTCCACCTGAATTGATCATCGATTACCTTGCGCTTATGGGAGACAAAGTCGATAACATACCAGGAGTTCCTGGTGTTGGTGCAAAAACGGCTTTAGCCTTATTACAAGGTATTGGTGGTTTAGATGAACTGTACGCCAATTTAGATAAAATCGAACCTTTGGGTTTCCGTGGTTCAAAAACGATGGCGAAGAAACTTGAAGACAATCGTGAGAATGCTTACTTATCTTACGAGTTGGCCACCATTAAACTCGATGTCGAGATGGAATTTTCTCCAGAATCGCTACTTAAGCAAACGCCAGAAAAAGATCGGTTGGTTGAGCTCTATGGTCAAATGGCATTTAAATCTTGGTTAACTGAGTTACTTGATGGTGGTGATGGTACTGTTGTTGCTGATGAAAAATCCGGAGCGGGTCGCTACAGTGATCCAGAAAAAAAATCGGTTGAATCTGTTGCAGTAAAAATAGATCGTAGCCAATATCAAACTGTACTGACCAAAGATGAATTTAATCAGTGGGTTGAAAAACTAAAAGTTGCGAAAGAGTTTGCTTTTGATACGGAAACTGACAGCCTTGACTACATGGTGGCGAATTTAGTAGGAATTTCTTTTGCAATTGAAGAAGGAAAAGCTGCTTATGTTCCTGTTGCTCATGATTATTTAGATGCGCCAGAGCAATTAGATCGTGATTGGGTATTAGCCCAGCTTAAGCCGTTGCTAGAAGATGCAAATTTGGCGAAAGTCGGCCAGAACTTGAAGTATGATGCGAGTGTTTTAGCGCGTTATGATATTCATATGCAAGGCATTAAACATGACACCATGTTGGCGTCTTATGTCTACAATAGCGTCGGCGGCAAACATGACATGGATAGCTTAGCATTACGCTTTCTTCAGCATAGTTGTATTTCATTTGAACAGGTAGCAGGCAAAGGTAAAGCGCAACTTACTTTCAATCAGATTGATTTAAATGAAGCCGCCCCTTATGCCGCAGAAGATGCCGATGTTACTTTGCGTTTACATCATCAGTTGCAATCGCTTATTGAAGAAGATGAAGCTTTACAAAAAGTATACCAAGACATTGAAATGCCATTAGTGCCTGTGCTTTCTCGTATGGAAAGAGCAGGGGTCTTGATTGATGACATGTTGCTTGGTGCTCAATCGCAAGAAATCGCTCAACGATTGGATGAACTAGAACAAAAGGCGTTTGACATTGCAGGTCAGGAATTCAATTTAGGTTCACCTAAGCAGTTACAAGCGATTCTATTTGAAAAAATGGAATTACCTGTTGTGAAGAAGACACCGTCAGGTGCTCCTTCCACTAACGAAGAAGTTCTGCAAGAACTTGCGTTAGATTACCCATTACCTAAAGTGATTCTCGAATATCGAGGTTTAGCGAAACTCAAGTCCACGTACACTGATAAATTGCCGAAGATGATTAATGCGGCAACTGGACGAGTTCATACTTCGTATCACCAAGCGGTCACAGCCACAGGACGTTTGTCTTCTACCGATCCAAACTTGCAAAATATACCAGTGCGTAATGAAGAAGGTCGTCGTATTCGCCAAGCTTTTGTTGCGCCACATGGCCGCAAGATCATGGCAGTCGACTACTCGCAAATCGAGTTGCGGATTATGGCGCATCTTTCTGGCGATAAAGCACTCGTGGATGCGTTTAAGCATGGAAAAGATATTCACGCTGCTACAGCGGCTGAAATACTAGGCACTACGATTGATAATGTGACGAGTGAACAACGTCGACGAGCTAAGGCCGTTAACTTTGGCTTGATTTATGGCATGAGTGCTTTTGGTTTGGCAAAACAGCTTGGTATTCCACGCGGTGAAGCCCAACATTATATGGATACTTATTTCGAACGCTATCCTGGTGTCATGCAGTATATGGAAGATACACGTAGTCGAGCTGCTGAGCGGGGTTATGTCGAAACCATTTATGGACGTCGTTTGCACCTACCTGAAATTAAATCACGTAATGGTATGCGTCGCAAAGCTGCGGAGCGTGCTGCGATTAATGCTCCTATGCAAGGCACTGCAGCCGATATCATCAAGAAAGCGATGTTATTGGTCGACGAATGGATAGAACAAGAAGGCAATGGTCGAGTGACTTTGTTAATGCAAGTACACGATGAATTGGTTTTTGAAGTTGATGAGTCATGTTTGTCCGAAATTGAAAGTAAAGTACAAGAATTGATGGAATCAGCTGCAGATCTGCATGTTCCTCTTGTGGCAGAAGCTGGGCATGGTGATAACTGGGAACAAGCACATTAG
- the hemB gene encoding porphobilinogen synthase — MSISIQGQFPGRRPRRIRKHDFSRRLIAENTLTVSDLIYPVFVLMGKGRREEVESMPGVDRLSIDLLIEEAQYLANLGVPALALFPVVNQDVKTLDAAEAYNPEGLVQRAVRELKAHVPEMGVITDVALDPYTTHGQDGIIDETGYVLNEETTEVLVKQALSHAAAGADVVAPSDMMDGRIGKIREALEKAGHIYTQIMAYSAKYASVYYGPFRDAVGSSRNLKGADKKNYQMDPANSDEALHEVAMDVNEGADMVMVKPGMPYLDVVRRVKTELQVPTFAYQVSGEYAMHKAAIMNGWLKEKETIMESLLCFKRAGADGILTYFAKDVAEWLAQENAETAQYLKRD, encoded by the coding sequence GTGTCCATATCTATCCAAGGCCAATTCCCTGGCCGTCGTCCTCGTCGTATTCGTAAACATGATTTTAGCCGCCGTCTTATTGCAGAAAATACACTGACTGTCAGTGATCTTATCTATCCTGTTTTCGTGCTTATGGGTAAAGGACGTCGTGAAGAAGTGGAATCAATGCCTGGCGTTGATCGCTTATCTATCGATTTACTTATTGAAGAAGCGCAATATCTAGCCAATCTTGGTGTGCCTGCTTTGGCGCTATTTCCTGTCGTGAACCAAGATGTGAAAACCTTGGATGCTGCAGAAGCATATAACCCAGAAGGTTTAGTGCAACGTGCTGTGCGGGAGCTTAAAGCTCATGTGCCAGAGATGGGGGTTATTACTGATGTGGCTCTAGACCCTTATACTACGCATGGTCAGGATGGCATTATTGATGAAACAGGGTATGTTCTGAACGAAGAAACAACCGAAGTGCTTGTTAAGCAAGCTCTGTCTCATGCTGCCGCAGGTGCAGATGTTGTTGCTCCATCAGATATGATGGATGGCCGAATTGGTAAAATCCGTGAAGCATTAGAAAAAGCGGGACACATATACACTCAAATTATGGCCTATTCAGCGAAGTATGCGTCGGTTTACTATGGTCCTTTCCGTGATGCAGTTGGCTCATCTAGAAATTTAAAAGGTGCGGATAAGAAGAACTACCAAATGGATCCTGCTAATAGCGATGAAGCATTACATGAAGTTGCAATGGATGTGAACGAAGGTGCCGATATGGTCATGGTTAAGCCTGGTATGCCGTATTTAGACGTTGTTCGTCGAGTTAAAACGGAACTTCAAGTGCCAACGTTCGCTTATCAAGTATCTGGTGAATATGCGATGCATAAAGCTGCGATTATGAATGGGTGGCTGAAAGAGAAAGAAACCATCATGGAATCTTTATTGTGCTTTAAGCGTGCTGGTGCTGATGGAATCCTAACGTATTTTGCTAAAGATGTTGCTGAATGGTTAGCTCAAGAAAATGCGGAAACAGCGCAGTACCTTAAACGAGACTAA
- a CDS encoding TatD family hydrolase — MIDTHAHIYAKEFDHDRDEVVERAIEQGIEHILLPNIDLASIEPMLATEAAYPTICRSMMGLHPCDVKQDYQTTLNTMLAWFDKHPFIAVGEIGIDLYWDQTFKKEQEIAFISQMRWAKEKQLPVVIHTRDSMEETLQLVKQEQDGNLRGVFHCFGGSIEEAKAINDLGFHLGLGGVSTFKNGGMDKVIPHLDMDYVILETDCPYLAPVPHRGKRNEPSYTRLVLDRIVELTPYSAEEIDTITTRNAKHLFQL, encoded by the coding sequence ATGATAGATACTCATGCTCACATTTACGCTAAAGAATTCGATCACGATCGAGATGAGGTCGTAGAGCGCGCTATCGAACAAGGTATTGAACATATTCTGCTGCCGAATATCGACTTAGCGTCCATTGAACCGATGCTAGCAACAGAAGCCGCCTACCCAACTATCTGTCGTTCGATGATGGGGTTACACCCTTGTGACGTAAAACAGGATTATCAAACCACACTAAACACGATGTTAGCATGGTTCGATAAGCATCCTTTTATTGCTGTGGGGGAAATTGGGATTGATTTATATTGGGATCAAACGTTTAAAAAAGAACAGGAAATCGCCTTTATCAGTCAAATGCGCTGGGCAAAAGAAAAACAACTTCCGGTAGTGATCCACACGCGTGACTCAATGGAAGAAACCTTACAACTGGTTAAACAAGAACAAGATGGCAATCTTCGAGGAGTGTTCCACTGTTTCGGAGGCAGCATTGAGGAAGCTAAAGCGATTAACGATCTGGGCTTTCACCTAGGGTTAGGTGGGGTCTCTACATTTAAAAATGGTGGAATGGATAAAGTGATTCCCCATCTGGATATGGATTACGTCATTTTAGAAACAGACTGCCCTTACCTCGCTCCGGTTCCGCATCGAGGTAAACGTAACGAGCCATCCTACACTCGCCTCGTGCTCGATAGAATTGTGGAGTTAACGCCTTATTCAGCCGAAGAAATCGATACGATTACGACCCGTAATGCCAAGCATTTATTTCAGCTTTAA
- the tatC gene encoding twin-arginine translocase subunit TatC, with amino-acid sequence MSSVENEQTQPLITHLLELRNRLLRSVAAVLVVFLALVYFSNNIYEFISRPLVDRLPHGASMIATDVASPLFTPLKLTLIVAVFISVPYILYQVWAFIAPGLYRHERRLIFPLLMSSSLLFYCGVSFAYFVVFPLVFGFFTAISLGGVEYMTDITSYLDFVLALFLAFGIAFEVPVAIILLCWTGATDVKSLKQKRPYIVVGAFVVGMLLTPPDMISQTLLAVPMCLLFEIGLFFARFYTRRDEMDDEAESAEE; translated from the coding sequence ATGTCTTCAGTTGAAAATGAGCAGACTCAGCCTCTGATCACTCATCTGCTTGAGTTGCGTAATCGCTTATTACGCAGTGTTGCAGCAGTATTAGTGGTCTTTCTGGCACTGGTCTATTTTTCTAATAATATCTATGAGTTTATCTCAAGGCCATTAGTGGATCGTCTTCCTCATGGCGCGAGTATGATTGCGACCGATGTGGCTTCTCCACTGTTTACACCACTTAAACTGACATTAATTGTGGCTGTATTTATTTCTGTACCTTATATCCTTTATCAGGTTTGGGCGTTTATCGCTCCTGGTTTATATCGTCATGAACGGCGCCTCATCTTTCCTCTTCTGATGTCGAGTTCATTACTGTTTTATTGCGGCGTTTCCTTTGCGTATTTTGTCGTATTTCCACTTGTGTTCGGTTTCTTTACTGCTATTTCGCTTGGCGGGGTAGAGTATATGACAGATATCACCAGTTATCTCGATTTTGTTCTTGCTCTATTTTTGGCATTTGGGATCGCTTTTGAAGTGCCTGTTGCGATTATCTTATTGTGTTGGACTGGCGCAACAGATGTAAAAAGCCTCAAACAGAAGAGACCATACATCGTGGTCGGTGCTTTTGTTGTTGGTATGCTTTTAACTCCTCCAGATATGATTTCACAAACATTACTCGCTGTGCCTATGTGCTTGTTGTTTGAAATTGGTCTGTTCTTTGCTCGTTTCTATACAAGAAGAGATGAGATGGATGATGAAGCGGAAAGCGCAGAAGAATAG
- the tatB gene encoding Sec-independent protein translocase protein TatB produces MFDIGFWELVLISVVALVVLGPERLPHAIRSVAKFVSAAKSMANSVKDELSQELKIQELQENLRKAEKMGMKDLSPDLQKTVDELKKSAQDVQRSYANENQPEASSETDEKEATVQKTASSSTVTDKAD; encoded by the coding sequence GTGTTTGATATCGGTTTTTGGGAACTGGTATTAATCTCCGTTGTTGCTCTGGTTGTTCTCGGTCCAGAACGTTTACCTCATGCGATTCGTTCCGTTGCTAAATTTGTTAGTGCGGCGAAAAGTATGGCGAATAGCGTTAAGGATGAGCTTTCTCAAGAATTGAAGATTCAAGAGTTACAAGAGAATTTACGTAAAGCTGAAAAAATGGGGATGAAAGACCTTTCTCCCGACTTGCAAAAAACGGTGGATGAGCTGAAGAAATCAGCCCAAGACGTTCAGCGTTCTTATGCAAATGAAAATCAGCCGGAAGCGTCATCTGAAACCGATGAAAAAGAAGCTACCGTTCAAAAAACAGCTTCTTCATCTACTGTTACCGACAAAGCCGACTAA
- the tatA gene encoding Sec-independent protein translocase subunit TatA, with product MGGISIWQLLIIAVIVILLFGTKKLRGIGGDLGGAVKGFKKAMEDEDSNAAKKDADFEAKNIEQQNSASATTAETKKDKEQA from the coding sequence ATGGGTGGAATCAGTATTTGGCAACTGCTTATTATTGCTGTCATCGTGATCCTGCTGTTTGGCACTAAAAAACTACGCGGCATCGGTGGTGATCTAGGCGGCGCTGTTAAAGGTTTCAAAAAAGCAATGGAAGACGAAGACTCTAACGCTGCGAAGAAAGATGCAGATTTTGAAGCAAAAAACATTGAACAGCAAAACAGTGCATCTGCAACCACAGCAGAAACTAAAAAAGATAAAGAGCAGGCATAG
- the ubiB gene encoding ubiquinone biosynthesis regulatory protein kinase UbiB, which yields MTLSEMKRLYHIIKVQLEYGVDELLPNHELTKAPLLARKGLFWIRNKHSDRPLGERLRLALQELGPVWIKLGQMMSTRRDLFPPHIADELAQLQDRVSPFDGELAKQRIESELGGPIDTWFDDFDINPLASASIAQVHTAKLKATGQDVVLKVIRPDIQPVIDADIKLMYRLARIVAKAVPDARRLKPVEVIREYEKTLLDELDLRREAANAIQLRRNFEGSEELYVPEVHTDYSTQFVMVSERIYGIQVSDLATLEANGTNMKLLAERGVSVFFTQVFRDSFFHADMHAGNVFVCPEHPDNPQWIGLDCGIVGTLNNEDKRYLAENFLAFFNRDYRKVAQLHVDSGWVPFDTNIDEFEVAIRIVCEPIFAKPLCEISFGHVLLNLFNTARRFNMEVQPQLVLLQKTLLYVEGLGRQLYPQLDLWETAKPFLEQWMRQQIGPQAVINAVKQRAPYWVEKLPELPELLYDSLKQGKVMNQRIDQLYQGYRDSKRQHATGKFLFGVGATLIVCSTILFTSNLEQIALGSGTVGILFWLLSWRSYRR from the coding sequence ATGACCCTGTCAGAAATGAAACGACTTTATCACATCATTAAGGTGCAACTTGAATATGGTGTGGATGAGCTTTTACCTAATCATGAGTTAACCAAGGCGCCGTTACTGGCCCGTAAAGGTCTATTCTGGATTAGAAATAAGCACTCCGATCGTCCATTAGGTGAGCGTTTACGCCTCGCTTTACAAGAGTTAGGGCCTGTTTGGATTAAGTTGGGACAGATGATGTCAACTAGACGTGATCTGTTTCCCCCCCATATCGCAGATGAACTTGCTCAGCTACAAGATAGAGTTTCTCCTTTTGATGGCGAATTGGCTAAACAGCGTATAGAGTCTGAACTTGGTGGTCCTATCGACACATGGTTTGACGATTTTGATATCAATCCGCTAGCGTCAGCTTCGATCGCTCAAGTCCATACAGCGAAACTGAAAGCAACAGGTCAAGATGTTGTATTAAAAGTCATTCGCCCTGATATTCAACCCGTTATCGATGCCGATATTAAGCTGATGTATCGCTTGGCTCGTATTGTAGCAAAAGCGGTCCCAGATGCGCGTCGTTTGAAACCCGTTGAAGTTATTCGTGAATACGAGAAAACTCTGTTAGATGAATTGGATTTGCGCCGTGAAGCGGCCAATGCCATTCAATTAAGACGTAACTTTGAAGGCAGTGAAGAGCTCTATGTTCCTGAAGTACATACTGACTACAGCACTCAATTTGTCATGGTTTCGGAACGTATTTACGGTATACAGGTCTCAGATCTTGCTACGTTAGAAGCCAATGGCACGAATATGAAGTTACTCGCTGAGCGTGGTGTCAGTGTTTTCTTCACACAAGTATTTCGTGACAGCTTTTTCCATGCTGACATGCATGCTGGCAATGTGTTTGTTTGCCCAGAGCATCCGGACAATCCACAATGGATTGGTCTCGATTGTGGGATTGTCGGTACCTTAAATAACGAAGATAAACGGTATTTGGCCGAGAACTTCTTAGCTTTCTTCAATCGTGATTATCGTAAAGTGGCTCAACTACATGTTGATTCGGGTTGGGTGCCTTTTGACACCAACATTGATGAATTTGAAGTCGCGATTCGGATTGTTTGTGAACCTATATTTGCAAAACCTCTATGTGAAATTTCCTTTGGTCATGTGTTATTGAATTTGTTTAATACCGCACGTCGTTTTAATATGGAAGTTCAACCACAGTTAGTTCTTTTGCAAAAAACCTTACTGTATGTGGAAGGCTTAGGTCGCCAGTTGTACCCGCAATTAGATTTGTGGGAGACGGCAAAACCTTTCTTAGAACAGTGGATGAGGCAGCAAATTGGACCTCAGGCAGTAATAAATGCTGTCAAACAACGTGCACCGTACTGGGTGGAAAAATTACCCGAGCTACCAGAGCTACTTTATGATAGCCTCAAACAAGGTAAAGTGATGAATCAGCGCATCGACCAGCTTTACCAAGGATATCGAGACAGTAAGCGACAACACGCAACCGGTAAATTTCTTTTTGGTGTGGGTGCAACACTTATCGTTTGTTCTACCATTTTGTTTACGAGTAATTTGGAACAAATTGCTTTAGGTAGTGGGACAGTCGGTATTCTATTTTGGCTGTTAAGCTGGCGCTCTTATCGCCGCTAA
- a CDS encoding ubiquinone biosynthesis accessory factor UbiJ, whose protein sequence is MPFVPLVTAVIETSLNTLINDNPDLVRRLARLKGQVIQLHLKEINKTLTFIFSQQIDVLSDYEGQPDCYLSLHLSVLPQLREQANITQLIKQDKVVLDGDIQLAQKFAQLMTDCKPNPEEWLSRVTGDVVAHSVVQGSKDIFQFVQDRVNKHNAHFGQVLTEEWRIAPAPLEIADFCDQVDEVKSQAARVEAKIQQLLETL, encoded by the coding sequence ATGCCATTTGTACCTTTGGTTACAGCTGTCATCGAAACATCGCTTAACACTCTGATAAACGATAACCCAGATTTGGTTCGTCGTTTAGCACGACTAAAAGGTCAAGTGATTCAGCTGCACCTTAAAGAGATAAATAAAACCCTGACGTTTATATTTAGTCAGCAGATTGATGTGTTATCTGACTATGAAGGTCAGCCTGATTGCTATCTATCACTACATTTGTCGGTATTACCACAATTGCGAGAGCAGGCGAATATCACACAGTTGATTAAGCAAGATAAAGTGGTGTTAGACGGCGATATTCAGTTGGCGCAAAAATTCGCGCAGTTGATGACTGATTGTAAGCCGAATCCTGAAGAGTGGTTATCTCGCGTGACCGGCGATGTTGTTGCTCATTCTGTCGTGCAAGGCTCCAAAGATATTTTCCAATTTGTGCAAGATCGTGTGAATAAGCACAACGCACATTTTGGGCAAGTGTTGACGGAAGAGTGGCGCATTGCACCAGCACCTCTAGAAATCGCCGATTTTTGCGATCAAGTGGATGAAGTGAAAAGCCAGGCTGCTCGTGTTGAGGCAAAAATTCAACAACTGTTGGAAACTCTATGA
- the ubiE gene encoding bifunctional demethylmenaquinone methyltransferase/2-methoxy-6-polyprenyl-1,4-benzoquinol methylase UbiE: protein MTDIRVNSNSEETQETTHFGFETVNKSEKASKVAQVFTSVATKYDIMNDLMSGGIHRLWKRFTIDCAGARPGQRILDLGGGTGDLTAKFSRIVGEKGHVVLADINNSMLNVGRDKLRDHGIVGNVHYVQANAEELPFPDDYFDCITISFCLRNVTDKDKAIRSMFRVLKPGGRLLILEFSKPVFEPLSKVYDAYSFHILPRMGQMIANDPESYRYLAESIRMHPDQETLKGMMDDAGFEQTQYFNLTGGIVALHRGYKF from the coding sequence ATGACGGACATCCGCGTAAATTCGAACTCAGAAGAGACTCAAGAAACAACGCATTTCGGTTTCGAAACCGTTAATAAATCAGAAAAAGCAAGCAAAGTAGCCCAAGTATTCACTTCAGTTGCGACCAAATACGACATCATGAACGATTTGATGTCTGGTGGCATTCACCGGTTATGGAAACGTTTTACGATTGATTGTGCCGGTGCTCGACCTGGCCAGCGTATTCTCGATTTGGGCGGGGGTACTGGGGACCTAACCGCTAAATTTTCTCGTATTGTTGGTGAGAAAGGTCATGTAGTTCTTGCTGATATTAACAACTCAATGCTGAATGTAGGGCGCGATAAGCTGCGTGATCATGGCATTGTTGGCAATGTCCACTATGTACAAGCGAATGCAGAAGAACTGCCATTCCCAGATGACTACTTTGACTGCATTACCATTAGCTTTTGCCTACGTAATGTGACAGACAAAGATAAAGCAATTCGTTCCATGTTTCGAGTTCTGAAGCCAGGCGGTCGCTTATTGATTTTAGAGTTTTCTAAACCTGTTTTTGAACCTTTATCAAAAGTGTACGATGCATACTCATTCCATATTTTACCAAGAATGGGGCAAATGATTGCTAACGATCCTGAAAGCTACCGTTACCTTGCCGAATCGATTCGAATGCACCCAGATCAAGAAACGTTGAAAGGGATGATGGACGACGCAGGCTTTGAACAAACGCAGTATTTCAATTTAACTGGTGGGATCGTTGCATTGCACCGTGGTTATAAATTTTAA
- the rmuC gene encoding DNA recombination protein RmuC, with amino-acid sequence MQWIIEHQLTLLSSLVSAAVAGGVASWWIKQKLQLKSQLLEQQLESQTHWHQQQVEQLKRSLQEAQQELEDLDSQRDRAEYELKQSHGKVMAALEKLRYFEAVKQERQQYADDLNKAREQKAQLEVQLHEQQARHQQQLESNQEKLALLERAEERLKQQFEHLANQLFEAKTAKVDQQNQQSLAGILNPLREQLEGFKKQVNDSFNHEAKERHTLVHELKNLQRLNEQMAKEAVNLTEALKGDNKQQGNWGEVVLARVLSESGLREGHEYQTQVSLQNEAGKRYQPDVIVYLPNDKQVVIDSKMTLIAYERYFNAETDEQRERALRDHLLSIRSHIKGLGQKDYHQLKGIKTLDYVLMFIPVEPAFQVAIQADPSLVNDAMEQNIILVSPTTLLVALRTIDNLWRNERQNQNAQIIAERASKLYDKLRLFVEDMEGLGTSLDRANQNYQGAMNKLVSGRGNAIRQAESFKQLGVEIKRSIRSGIAERSQFDANEENTLSERHQATDKVN; translated from the coding sequence ATGCAATGGATCATTGAACATCAACTCACGCTTTTGTCTTCGCTAGTTAGTGCCGCTGTTGCAGGGGGTGTTGCGAGCTGGTGGATCAAGCAAAAGTTGCAGTTAAAGTCGCAACTGCTTGAACAGCAACTTGAAAGCCAAACGCATTGGCACCAGCAGCAAGTTGAACAGCTTAAACGATCTCTTCAGGAGGCTCAGCAAGAGCTTGAGGACTTGGATAGTCAGCGTGATCGTGCTGAATATGAATTGAAACAATCACACGGTAAGGTAATGGCAGCATTGGAAAAGCTGCGTTATTTTGAAGCAGTTAAACAAGAACGACAGCAATATGCCGATGATTTAAATAAAGCTCGTGAACAGAAGGCCCAACTGGAAGTTCAATTACACGAACAACAAGCTCGTCATCAACAGCAGCTGGAATCTAACCAAGAAAAATTGGCGTTGCTAGAACGAGCGGAAGAACGTTTAAAGCAGCAGTTTGAACACCTTGCTAATCAGCTGTTTGAAGCAAAAACGGCCAAAGTTGATCAACAAAACCAACAAAGCTTGGCTGGGATTTTGAATCCGCTACGCGAGCAATTGGAAGGGTTTAAAAAGCAAGTCAATGATAGCTTTAATCATGAAGCAAAAGAGCGTCATACCCTAGTTCATGAATTAAAGAACTTGCAGCGTTTAAATGAACAAATGGCGAAAGAAGCGGTCAATCTGACCGAAGCGTTAAAAGGTGACAATAAACAGCAAGGGAATTGGGGTGAGGTCGTCTTAGCGCGAGTGCTTTCGGAATCAGGATTACGTGAAGGCCATGAATATCAAACACAGGTAAGTTTGCAAAACGAAGCCGGTAAGCGTTATCAACCGGATGTGATCGTTTATTTACCTAACGATAAACAAGTCGTCATCGATTCTAAAATGACGCTGATCGCTTATGAACGCTATTTTAATGCGGAAACCGATGAGCAGCGTGAACGCGCTTTGCGTGATCATTTGCTCTCAATTCGTAGTCATATAAAAGGGTTAGGACAGAAGGATTATCATCAACTCAAAGGCATCAAAACACTGGATTATGTGTTGATGTTTATTCCGGTAGAACCCGCGTTCCAAGTCGCTATTCAGGCCGATCCTAGTTTGGTGAATGATGCGATGGAGCAAAATATTATTTTAGTAAGTCCGACAACGCTATTGGTTGCATTGCGTACTATTGATAACCTATGGCGTAATGAACGGCAAAATCAAAACGCACAAATTATCGCTGAAAGAGCGAGTAAGTTGTACGATAAGCTGCGTTTATTCGTAGAAGACATGGAAGGCTTGGGAACATCGCTTGACCGAGCTAACCAAAATTATCAGGGCGCCATGAATAAGCTAGTATCGGGTCGTGGGAATGCGATTCGTCAGGCCGAAAGTTTTAAGCAGTTGGGAGTAGAGATCAAACGCTCTATTCGCAGCGGCATTGCTGAGCGTTCTCAATTTGATGCGAATGAGGAAAATACGTTGTCGGAAAGACATCAGGCAACGGATAAAGTAAACTAG